A stretch of the Glutamicibacter sp. JL.03c genome encodes the following:
- the rpoZ gene encoding DNA-directed RNA polymerase subunit omega: protein MSNLEGIINPSIDSLLETNDSKYAIVLNSAKRARQINAYYAQLNEGLFEYVGPLVETKLNEKPLTIALRELDDSLLKVTPAEVIED, encoded by the coding sequence GTGTCCAACCTAGAGGGAATCATTAACCCATCGATCGACTCGTTGCTTGAGACCAACGACTCGAAGTACGCAATCGTGCTCAATTCGGCTAAGCGTGCACGCCAGATCAACGCTTACTACGCTCAGCTCAACGAAGGCCTTTTCGAATACGTCGGCCCACTGGTTGAGACCAAGCTGAACGAAAAGCCACTGACCATCGCCCTGCGCGAACTGGATGACAGCCTGCTGAAGGTTACTCCAGCCGAGGTCATCGAGGACTAA
- the gmk gene encoding guanylate kinase, translating into MTAASVTVLAGPTAVGKGTVSTYIRDNYPDVWLSVSATTRNARPGEQDGVHYFFVGPERFHELVEEGQMLEWAVVHGQNSYGTIRSTVEDAVAEGKKVLLEIDLQGARQVKESMPEAKFVFLAPPSWDELVRRLVGRGTETPEEQQRRLETAKLELAAESEFDVTIVNDDVARAAEELVALMGLKNDK; encoded by the coding sequence ATGACCGCTGCGTCGGTAACTGTTCTAGCCGGCCCCACGGCAGTAGGTAAGGGCACCGTCTCTACCTATATCCGTGACAATTATCCAGATGTCTGGCTCTCGGTGTCGGCAACGACTCGAAACGCTCGACCAGGGGAACAGGACGGAGTCCACTACTTCTTTGTGGGTCCGGAACGTTTCCACGAGCTAGTCGAGGAAGGCCAGATGCTGGAGTGGGCTGTCGTCCACGGCCAGAACAGCTACGGCACGATTCGCTCCACGGTCGAAGATGCAGTGGCCGAGGGCAAAAAGGTTCTGCTGGAGATCGATTTGCAGGGTGCCCGCCAAGTCAAGGAGTCGATGCCAGAGGCAAAATTCGTCTTCCTGGCACCACCATCGTGGGATGAATTGGTGCGTCGTCTTGTGGGGCGCGGCACTGAAACGCCCGAGGAACAGCAGCGCCGCCTGGAAACCGCTAAACTAGAACTTGCGGCGGAATCAGAATTCGACGTGACCATCGTGAACGACGATGTGGCACGTGCCGCCGAAGAGCTTGTAGCCCTCATGGGGCTAAAGAACGACAAATAG
- the mihF gene encoding integration host factor, actinobacterial type yields the protein MVLRELSDEDRIRARAKALAARTRRAEIKAEFSAGKISITEVLDLVYEDEAVGRMRVMDLLESVPGVGEVRAANLLERLGISPSRRLRGLGRKQRTAITEHFKQSPPKTKV from the coding sequence ATGGTACTGCGAGAACTCTCTGACGAAGATCGTATCCGGGCCCGCGCCAAAGCCCTTGCCGCTCGCACACGTCGTGCGGAAATCAAGGCGGAGTTCAGCGCCGGCAAAATTTCCATCACCGAGGTACTAGACTTGGTATACGAAGATGAAGCCGTGGGACGCATGCGTGTCATGGACCTTCTGGAATCGGTGCCGGGCGTAGGCGAAGTACGCGCGGCTAACTTGCTGGAACGCCTTGGCATTTCACCATCCCGCCGCTTGCGTGGATTGGGACGCAAACAGCGCACCGCAATCACCGAACACTTCAAGCAAAGCCCGCCAAAAACGAAAGTGTAG
- the pyrF gene encoding orotidine-5'-phosphate decarboxylase produces MPSPIPFGERLRSAMQACGPLCVGIDPHPALLDAWGLGDTADGVRSFSLTVVEAMAGAAAILKPQVALYERFGSAGFAVLEETLAAASSAGLLTLADAKRGDIGSTMAAYATAWLDDHSPLASDAVTLSPYLGYESLRPALDLAAATGRGVFVLGLTSNPEGPSVQHVGGENSVAKAIIDQVTKENAAAEDLGHVGLVVGATIGNAPEKLGIDLTASKAPLLTPGLGAQGATAQDIAKSFRSSYSQVLGTSSRDILKEGPNVAALREKALRVRDELVAAG; encoded by the coding sequence ATGCCTAGCCCGATCCCATTCGGTGAACGGCTGCGTTCAGCCATGCAGGCGTGCGGCCCGCTGTGTGTGGGCATCGACCCGCACCCGGCGTTGCTGGATGCCTGGGGGCTGGGCGACACGGCAGATGGCGTGCGATCTTTCTCACTGACCGTTGTCGAGGCGATGGCCGGCGCCGCGGCGATTCTCAAGCCGCAGGTCGCCCTGTACGAGCGCTTCGGCTCGGCCGGGTTCGCGGTGCTGGAAGAAACCCTGGCCGCTGCCAGCTCCGCCGGGCTGCTGACCCTGGCCGATGCCAAGCGCGGCGATATCGGTTCGACCATGGCCGCTTATGCGACAGCTTGGCTCGATGACCACTCGCCCTTGGCCTCTGACGCGGTCACGCTCAGCCCGTATCTGGGCTACGAGTCCTTGAGGCCGGCCCTGGACTTGGCCGCCGCCACCGGCAGGGGAGTGTTCGTCCTAGGGCTGACATCCAATCCGGAGGGCCCTTCGGTGCAGCACGTTGGTGGTGAAAACTCGGTTGCTAAAGCTATTATCGACCAAGTCACCAAGGAAAATGCTGCTGCAGAAGATTTAGGCCATGTGGGTTTGGTCGTGGGCGCAACCATCGGCAACGCACCAGAAAAGCTGGGGATCGACCTCACGGCAAGCAAAGCCCCGCTGCTGACTCCCGGGCTCGGCGCCCAGGGGGCCACGGCGCAGGATATCGCCAAGTCATTCAGATCCAGCTATTCGCAGGTACTCGGAACCAGCAGCCGCGACATCTTGAAAGAAGGCCCTAATGTAGCGGCCCTTCGTGAGAAGGCACTGAGGGTCCGCGATGAATTGGTCGCCGCAGGCTAG